In Streptomyces nojiriensis, one genomic interval encodes:
- the der gene encoding ribosome biogenesis GTPase Der: protein MNDQHDHGALGDAEYAEFMELAAEEGFDIEEVEGAIEEAGHGPLPVLAVVGRPNVGKSTLVNRIIGRREAVVEDKPGVTRDRVTYEAEWAGRRFKVVDTGGWEQDVLGIDASVAAQAEYAIEAADAVVFVVDSKVGATDTDEAVVRLLRKAGKPVVLCANKVDGQSGEADAASLWSLGLGMPHPVSSLHGRGTGDMLDAVLEALPEAPAQTFGGAAPGGPRRIALIGRPNVGKSSLLNKVAKEDRVVVNELAGTTRDPVDELIELGGITWKFVDTAGIRKKVHLQQGADYYASLRTAAAVEKAEVAVILIDTTETISVQDQRIITMAVDAGRAIVIAYNKWDELDEERRYYLEREIETEMQQVAWAPRVNVSALTGRHMEKLVPAIETALAGWETRVPTGRLNAFLGEVVAAHPHPIRGGKQPRILFGTQAGSKPPRFVLFASGFLEHGYRRFIERRLREEFGFEGTPIHISVRVREKRGAQYKKKK from the coding sequence ATGAACGACCAGCACGACCACGGAGCACTTGGCGATGCCGAGTACGCGGAGTTCATGGAGCTCGCCGCGGAAGAGGGCTTCGACATCGAAGAGGTCGAAGGCGCGATCGAGGAGGCCGGTCACGGCCCGCTTCCCGTCCTCGCCGTCGTCGGCCGCCCGAACGTCGGCAAGTCGACCCTGGTGAACCGGATCATCGGCCGCCGCGAGGCGGTCGTCGAGGACAAGCCCGGCGTCACCCGCGACCGCGTCACGTACGAGGCCGAATGGGCCGGCCGCCGCTTCAAGGTCGTCGACACCGGCGGCTGGGAGCAGGACGTCCTCGGCATCGACGCCTCCGTCGCCGCCCAGGCCGAGTACGCCATCGAGGCCGCCGACGCGGTCGTCTTCGTCGTCGACTCCAAGGTCGGCGCCACCGACACCGACGAGGCCGTCGTACGGCTGCTGCGCAAGGCGGGCAAGCCCGTCGTGCTGTGCGCCAACAAGGTCGACGGCCAGAGCGGCGAGGCCGACGCGGCCTCCCTGTGGTCGCTCGGCCTCGGCATGCCGCACCCGGTCTCCTCGCTGCACGGCCGCGGCACCGGCGACATGCTCGACGCCGTCCTGGAGGCCCTGCCCGAGGCCCCCGCGCAGACCTTCGGCGGCGCCGCCCCCGGCGGCCCGCGCCGCATCGCGCTCATCGGCCGCCCGAACGTCGGCAAGTCCTCGCTCCTGAACAAGGTGGCGAAGGAGGACCGCGTCGTCGTCAACGAGCTGGCCGGCACCACCCGCGACCCGGTCGACGAGCTCATCGAACTCGGCGGCATCACCTGGAAGTTCGTCGACACCGCCGGTATCCGCAAGAAGGTCCACCTGCAGCAGGGCGCCGACTACTACGCCTCCCTGCGCACGGCCGCCGCCGTCGAGAAGGCGGAGGTCGCGGTGATCCTGATCGACACCACCGAGACCATCAGCGTCCAGGACCAGCGCATCATCACGATGGCCGTCGACGCCGGCCGCGCGATCGTGATCGCGTACAACAAGTGGGACGAGCTCGACGAGGAGCGCCGCTACTACCTCGAGCGCGAGATCGAGACCGAGATGCAGCAGGTCGCCTGGGCGCCCCGGGTGAACGTCTCGGCGCTCACCGGCCGTCACATGGAGAAGCTGGTCCCGGCGATCGAGACGGCGCTGGCGGGCTGGGAGACGCGCGTCCCCACCGGCCGGCTGAACGCCTTCCTCGGTGAGGTCGTCGCCGCCCACCCGCACCCGATCCGTGGCGGCAAGCAGCCCCGCATCCTGTTCGGTACCCAGGCGGGCAGCAAGCCGCCGCGGTTCGTCCTCTTCGCCTCCGGCTTCCTGGAGCACGGCTACCGGCGCTTCATCGAGCGCCGCCTGCGCGAGGAGTTCGGCTTCGAAGGCACCCCGATCCACATCTCGGTGCGGGTGCGCGAGAAGCGCGGCGCCCAGTACAAGAAGAAGAAGTAG
- a CDS encoding lysophospholipid acyltransferase family protein, translated as MYGLWKPRVLGAWKVPASGPVILAVNHSHNIDGPMVMGTAPRPLHFLIKKEAYVGPLGPFLDGIGQVKVDRGGPDRTAIGRALGVLDNGGALGIFPEGTRGEGDFASLRAGLAYFAVRSGAPIVPVAVLGSGDTPGRVVKGLPALKSRVDVVFGSAFDAGDGSGRRTRTALDEATVRIQDRLTAHLADAKRLTGR; from the coding sequence ATGTACGGGCTCTGGAAGCCGCGCGTACTGGGGGCCTGGAAGGTGCCCGCCTCGGGCCCCGTCATCCTCGCCGTGAACCACTCGCACAACATCGACGGCCCCATGGTGATGGGCACCGCGCCCCGACCGCTGCACTTCCTGATCAAGAAGGAAGCGTACGTGGGCCCGCTCGGCCCCTTCCTGGACGGGATCGGGCAGGTCAAGGTCGACCGCGGCGGCCCCGACCGGACGGCGATAGGCCGCGCCCTCGGCGTGCTCGACAATGGAGGGGCCCTGGGGATATTTCCCGAGGGCACCCGGGGCGAGGGCGACTTCGCCTCGCTCCGCGCGGGCCTCGCGTACTTCGCGGTCCGCAGCGGCGCCCCCATCGTCCCCGTGGCCGTCCTGGGCAGCGGGGACACCCCGGGCCGGGTCGTCAAGGGCCTGCCGGCCCTCAAGAGCCGGGTCGACGTCGTCTTCGGCTCGGCCTTCGATGCGGGTGACGGCAGTGGCCGCCGGACCCGCACCGCGCTGGACGAGGCCACCGTACGCATCCAGGACCGGCTGACCGCCCACCTGGCCGACGCCAAGCGCCTCACCGGGCGCTGA
- the cmk gene encoding (d)CMP kinase: METAAPSAVIVAIDGPSGTGKSSTSKAVAAKLGLRYLDTGAQYRAITWWMITNGVDTDDPQAIAIAAGKPTIVSGTDPAAPTITVDGLDAAGPIRTQEVTSKVSAVSAVPEVRTLITDLQRSIAAEAAQEADGIVVEGRDIGTTVLPDADLKIFLTASAEARAARRSGELRGKEATDLAATKEALIKRDAADSGRKTSPLAKADDAAEVDTTELTLDQVIECVVTLVEEKRAGRK; the protein is encoded by the coding sequence GTGGAAACCGCAGCTCCGTCCGCCGTGATCGTCGCCATCGACGGTCCCTCCGGCACGGGCAAGTCCAGCACCTCCAAGGCCGTGGCCGCCAAGCTCGGGCTGCGCTACCTGGACACCGGCGCCCAGTACCGGGCCATCACCTGGTGGATGATCACCAACGGCGTCGACACCGACGACCCGCAGGCCATCGCGATCGCCGCCGGCAAGCCCACCATCGTGTCCGGCACCGACCCGGCCGCCCCCACCATCACCGTGGACGGCCTCGACGCCGCGGGTCCCATCCGGACCCAGGAGGTCACCTCCAAGGTCAGCGCCGTCAGCGCCGTCCCCGAGGTGCGCACGTTGATCACCGACCTGCAGCGCTCCATCGCCGCCGAGGCGGCCCAGGAGGCCGACGGGATCGTCGTCGAGGGCCGGGACATCGGCACCACCGTCCTGCCCGACGCCGACCTCAAGATCTTCCTGACCGCTTCCGCCGAGGCGCGCGCCGCCCGGCGCAGCGGCGAGCTCCGCGGCAAGGAGGCCACCGACCTCGCGGCCACCAAGGAGGCGCTGATCAAGCGCGACGCGGCCGACTCCGGACGCAAGACCTCCCCGCTGGCCAAGGCGGACGACGCCGCCGAGGTGGACACCACCGAACTCACGCTCGACCAGGTGATCGAGTGCGTCGTGACGCTGGTGGAAGAGAAGCGGGCGGGCCGCAAGTGA
- a CDS encoding prephenate dehydrogenase has protein sequence MRTAVVIGTGLIGTSAALALSARGITVHLADHDPGRARTAAALGAGTDEAPEEQVDLAIVAVPPAHVAATLADLIGRGVARAYVDVASVKGGPRRELAALGVDVTAYIGTHPMAGKEQSGPLAATADLFEGRPWVLTPTRDTDHEVLNLALELVALSRAVPVVMDADAHDRAVALVSHTPQLVSSMVAARLEEADETAVRLCGQGIRDVTRIAASDPRMWVEILSANPGPVADVLAGIAADLEETVEALRSLQSADVEKRRGGAAGIEDVLRRGNAGRVRVPGKHGAAPTVYETVAVLISDQPGELARIFADAGRAGVNIEDVRIEHATGQQAGLVQLMVEPRAVAGLTAELRERGWALRQQ, from the coding sequence GTGAGAACCGCCGTCGTCATCGGAACCGGACTGATCGGCACCTCCGCGGCGCTCGCCCTGTCCGCCCGGGGGATCACCGTCCACCTCGCCGACCACGACCCGGGCCGGGCCCGTACGGCGGCCGCCCTCGGGGCCGGCACCGACGAGGCCCCCGAGGAGCAGGTCGACCTGGCGATCGTCGCCGTCCCGCCGGCCCACGTGGCCGCGACCCTGGCCGACCTGATCGGGCGCGGGGTCGCACGCGCCTACGTGGACGTGGCGAGCGTCAAGGGCGGACCGCGGCGGGAGCTGGCGGCGCTCGGCGTGGACGTCACCGCGTACATCGGGACGCACCCGATGGCCGGCAAGGAGCAGTCGGGGCCGCTCGCCGCCACCGCGGACCTCTTCGAGGGCCGCCCGTGGGTGCTGACCCCCACCCGGGACACCGACCACGAGGTGCTCAACCTCGCGCTGGAGCTCGTGGCCCTGTCCCGGGCCGTACCGGTGGTGATGGACGCCGACGCCCACGACCGCGCGGTGGCGCTCGTCTCGCACACCCCCCAGCTGGTCTCCAGCATGGTCGCGGCCCGGCTGGAGGAGGCCGACGAGACCGCGGTCCGGCTGTGCGGGCAGGGCATCCGCGACGTGACCCGGATCGCGGCCTCCGACCCGCGGATGTGGGTGGAGATCCTGTCGGCCAACCCGGGACCGGTGGCCGACGTCCTCGCCGGGATCGCCGCCGACCTGGAGGAGACCGTCGAGGCACTGCGGAGCCTGCAGTCCGCCGACGTGGAGAAGCGGCGCGGCGGCGCCGCGGGCATCGAGGACGTGCTGCGCCGCGGGAACGCGGGCCGGGTCCGGGTGCCGGGCAAGCACGGGGCGGCGCCCACGGTCTACGAGACGGTGGCCGTGCTCATCAGCGACCAGCCCGGCGAGCTGGCGCGGATCTTCGCCGACGCGGGGCGGGCCGGGGTCAACATCGAGGACGTACGGATCGAGCACGCGACGGGCCAGCAGGCCGGCCTCGTCCAGCTCATGGTGGAGCCGCGGGCGGTGGCCGGCCTGACCGCCGAGCTGCGCGAGCGGGGCTGGGCGCTGCGGCAGCAGTAG
- a CDS encoding DUF952 domain-containing protein: MIFHIVPLADWAASPELPYAPASLESEGFVHCSADRPTALAIVDAHYRSVPGILLAVELDESVLTAEVRRESDSGGRFPHVHGPLNREAVIHVWEVVRTPGSPASLAPWEPGR; the protein is encoded by the coding sequence ATGATCTTCCACATCGTCCCGCTCGCCGACTGGGCCGCCTCCCCCGAGCTCCCGTACGCTCCGGCATCGCTGGAGTCCGAAGGGTTCGTCCACTGCTCCGCGGACCGCCCCACGGCACTCGCGATCGTCGACGCGCACTACCGGTCGGTACCCGGGATCCTGCTCGCGGTGGAGCTCGACGAGAGCGTGCTGACCGCCGAGGTCCGCCGGGAGAGTGATTCCGGTGGCCGATTTCCACATGTTCACGGTCCGCTGAACCGGGAAGCCGTGATCCACGTGTGGGAGGTCGTACGCACACCCGGCAGCCCTGCCTCACTGGCCCCATGGGAACCGGGCCGATGA
- a CDS encoding Rieske (2Fe-2S) protein: MSDLTHTARRTVLTIGAAALAGGAISACGSSGGEKASPGEPNEVPAQPAEPAAPAPATSADTGAAADKALTKKADIPVGGGKVFKEEKVVVTQPKAGTFKCFTAVCPHQGCLVNKVEDGSIDCPCHNSKFAVADGAVTKGPATKGLAEKKIKVAADGNISLA; encoded by the coding sequence ATGAGCGACCTCACGCACACCGCCCGGCGCACGGTACTGACGATCGGCGCGGCCGCCCTGGCCGGCGGCGCGATCAGCGCCTGCGGCAGCAGCGGCGGCGAAAAGGCCTCCCCGGGGGAACCGAACGAGGTGCCCGCCCAGCCCGCCGAGCCCGCCGCCCCGGCTCCCGCCACGTCGGCGGACACGGGCGCCGCGGCCGACAAGGCCCTCACCAAGAAGGCGGACATTCCGGTGGGCGGCGGCAAGGTCTTCAAGGAGGAGAAGGTCGTGGTCACCCAGCCCAAGGCCGGCACCTTCAAGTGCTTCACGGCGGTCTGCCCCCACCAGGGCTGCCTGGTCAACAAGGTGGAGGACGGCAGCATCGACTGCCCCTGCCACAACAGCAAGTTCGCGGTCGCCGACGGTGCGGTGACCAAGGGTCCGGCCACCAAGGGGCTGGCGGAGAAGAAGATCAAGGTCGCGGCGGACGGCAATATCTCGCTCGCATAG
- a CDS encoding nucleotidyltransferase domain-containing protein, translating to MDDLTLVRDHTVYRCVMGSRAFGLATEASDTDLRGVYLAPTPLFWRFEKPPTHVEGPRDEEFSWELERFCELALRANPNILECLHSPLVEEVTPVGEELLSLRGAFLSRRAHTSFSRYAASQRGKLLADVRVHGAPRWKHAMHLLRLLLSCRDLLRSGRLTIDAGPHRDRLLAVRRGELTWEEVDAWMARLQEETQSALASTVLPAEPDLARVQDFLVRARRASAE from the coding sequence ATGGACGATCTGACGCTGGTACGGGACCACACGGTCTACCGGTGCGTGATGGGCTCCCGGGCGTTCGGACTGGCGACGGAGGCGAGCGACACCGACCTGCGCGGTGTCTACCTCGCGCCGACGCCGCTGTTCTGGCGGTTCGAGAAGCCCCCCACGCACGTGGAGGGCCCGCGGGACGAGGAGTTCTCCTGGGAGCTGGAGCGCTTCTGCGAACTCGCCCTGCGGGCCAACCCGAACATCCTGGAGTGCCTGCACTCCCCCCTGGTGGAAGAGGTCACCCCGGTCGGCGAGGAACTGCTCTCCCTCCGCGGTGCCTTCCTCTCCCGCCGGGCCCACACCAGCTTCAGCCGGTACGCGGCCTCCCAGCGCGGCAAGCTCCTCGCCGACGTCCGCGTCCACGGCGCCCCGCGCTGGAAGCACGCCATGCACCTGCTGCGCCTGCTGCTGTCCTGCCGTGACCTCCTGCGCAGCGGCCGGCTGACCATCGACGCCGGCCCGCACCGGGACCGCCTGCTCGCGGTCCGCCGCGGGGAGCTCACCTGGGAGGAGGTCGACGCCTGGATGGCCCGCCTCCAGGAGGAGACGCAGAGCGCCCTGGCCTCCACGGTGCTGCCCGCGGAGCCGGACCTGGCCCGGGTGCAGGACTTCCTGGTCCGTGCCCGCCGCGCGTCAGCCGAGTAG
- a CDS encoding nucleotidyltransferase domain-containing protein gives MLDALSIDLTPVVAEQPDSLLFATVSGAHLYGFPSRDSDIDLRGAHLLPAQALLGLREPEETRTRMWDRDDVEMDLVTHDLRKFVRLMLNRNGYVLEQLLSPLVVHTTAAHEELIALAPGVLTSHHAHHYRGFARTQWRLFEKAAELKPLLYAFRALLTGIHLMRSAEVQAHLPTLLAEVPEAPPYLAALIEAKVAAEHGGYEGPPVGGVREDFEALHTVLDAAQAASALPEQATAFDALDAFVVRRRTLLG, from the coding sequence ATGCTGGACGCACTGAGTATCGACCTGACCCCCGTCGTGGCGGAGCAGCCCGACTCGCTGCTCTTCGCCACGGTCTCCGGCGCGCACCTGTACGGCTTCCCGTCCCGGGACTCCGACATCGACCTGCGCGGCGCCCACCTGCTCCCGGCGCAGGCCCTGCTGGGCCTGCGCGAGCCGGAGGAGACCCGGACCCGGATGTGGGACCGGGACGACGTGGAGATGGACCTCGTCACGCACGACCTGCGCAAGTTCGTCCGCCTGATGCTGAACCGCAACGGCTACGTCCTGGAGCAGCTCCTCTCCCCGCTCGTGGTCCACACGACGGCGGCGCACGAGGAACTGATCGCGCTGGCTCCGGGCGTGCTGACCTCCCACCACGCCCACCACTACCGGGGGTTCGCGCGCACCCAGTGGCGGCTCTTCGAGAAGGCCGCCGAACTGAAACCACTGCTCTACGCGTTCCGGGCGCTGCTCACCGGCATCCACCTCATGCGGTCGGCCGAGGTGCAGGCGCACCTGCCGACCCTGCTGGCCGAGGTGCCGGAGGCGCCCCCGTACCTCGCCGCCCTCATCGAGGCCAAGGTGGCCGCCGAGCACGGCGGCTACGAGGGCCCGCCCGTCGGCGGCGTGCGCGAGGACTTCGAGGCGCTGCACACCGTGCTGGACGCGGCGCAGGCGGCTTCCGCGCTGCCCGAGCAGGCGACGGCGTTCGACGCGCTCGACGCGTTCGTCGTACGGCGGCGCACGCTACTCGGCTGA
- a CDS encoding ADP-ribosylglycohydrolase family protein produces the protein MTTKRAATGAMIGLALGDALGFPTEFNDVPSILAKTGPWREMSLPRPAIVTDDTQMTLALARGLRTAAGRGPVGPLRLTRPVREEFVDWYHSPENNRAPGRTCMTACRLLDTSDRDWRDASQIGSKGCGANMRVVPVGLVPGWTEEERAGAAQLQSALTHGHPTALAASDLTARAVYLLAEGTEVTGLVGRLRSYALENRTRYHERWLGDLWMRTASDASPESFIARGWDECLAVLDRLAAALRSPSPETDPCLTTGDGWIAEEALATALHCFLLFPDEPLTALRRAACTRGDSDSIACLAGAFAGAHLGADVWPREWEGRIEYRDELLAFGTLWDA, from the coding sequence ATGACCACCAAGCGAGCCGCCACCGGCGCCATGATCGGCCTGGCCCTGGGCGACGCCCTCGGCTTTCCGACCGAGTTCAACGACGTGCCCTCGATCCTGGCCAAGACGGGGCCCTGGCGCGAGATGAGCCTGCCGCGCCCGGCGATCGTCACGGACGACACCCAGATGACCCTCGCCCTGGCCCGAGGCCTGCGCACGGCGGCCGGGCGCGGCCCGGTGGGCCCGCTGCGGCTGACCCGGCCGGTCCGCGAGGAGTTCGTCGACTGGTACCACTCCCCGGAGAACAACCGGGCCCCGGGCCGCACCTGCATGACGGCCTGCCGGCTGCTGGACACCTCGGACCGGGACTGGCGCGACGCCAGCCAGATCGGCTCCAAGGGCTGCGGCGCCAACATGCGGGTGGTCCCGGTCGGGCTGGTGCCGGGCTGGACCGAGGAGGAGCGGGCCGGAGCCGCGCAGCTCCAGTCGGCCCTCACCCACGGACACCCGACGGCGCTCGCCGCCTCCGACCTGACCGCCCGGGCCGTGTACCTGCTGGCCGAGGGGACCGAGGTGACCGGGCTCGTCGGGCGGCTGCGCTCGTACGCCCTGGAGAACCGCACCCGCTACCACGAGCGCTGGCTGGGCGACCTGTGGATGCGGACCGCGTCCGACGCCTCCCCGGAGTCCTTCATCGCCCGGGGCTGGGACGAGTGCCTGGCGGTCCTCGACCGGCTCGCGGCCGCCCTGCGGTCCCCCTCCCCGGAGACCGACCCCTGCCTGACCACGGGCGACGGCTGGATCGCCGAGGAGGCCCTCGCCACCGCCCTGCACTGCTTCCTGCTCTTCCCCGACGAGCCGCTGACCGCGCTGCGCCGGGCCGCCTGCACGCGCGGCGACTCCGACTCCATCGCCTGCCTCGCGGGCGCCTTCGCCGGAGCCCACCTCGGCGCGGACGTCTGGCCCCGCGAGTGGGAGGGCCGCATCGAGTACCGGGACGAGCTCCTGGCCTTCGGCACCCTCTGGGACGCTTGA
- a CDS encoding NUDIX hydrolase: MTAGYDPYAFEPFAVTADLAVFTVRGGALHVLLIRRGQEPYAGAWALPGGFVLPRESAETAARRELAEETGLPDRLVAELHLEQLRTYSEPDRDPRMRVVSVAFTALVPDLPEPAAEGGGDAAHARWTALDEVSELAFDHAVILADAHERIGAKLEYTCLATGFCPPEFTLGELQSVYETVWDTTLDRPNFRRKVLATPGFVEAVPGAARLTGGRGKPAALYRPGPATTLHPPLLRPEGSSR, encoded by the coding sequence ATGACCGCCGGCTATGACCCGTACGCCTTCGAGCCGTTCGCGGTGACCGCCGACCTGGCCGTCTTCACCGTGCGCGGCGGCGCCCTGCACGTCCTGCTGATCCGGCGCGGCCAGGAGCCGTACGCCGGGGCCTGGGCGCTGCCCGGCGGGTTCGTCCTGCCGCGGGAGTCCGCCGAGACCGCCGCCCGGCGCGAACTGGCCGAGGAGACCGGCCTGCCGGACCGGCTCGTGGCCGAACTCCACCTGGAGCAGCTGCGCACGTACAGCGAACCGGACCGCGACCCCCGGATGCGGGTGGTCTCGGTGGCCTTCACCGCCCTCGTACCGGACCTGCCGGAGCCGGCCGCCGAGGGCGGCGGGGACGCGGCGCACGCCCGCTGGACCGCGCTGGACGAGGTCTCGGAACTCGCCTTCGACCACGCGGTGATCCTGGCCGACGCACACGAGCGGATCGGCGCCAAGCTGGAGTACACCTGCCTGGCCACCGGCTTCTGCCCGCCCGAGTTCACCCTCGGCGAGCTGCAGTCCGTCTACGAGACCGTCTGGGACACCACCCTCGACCGCCCCAACTTCCGCCGCAAGGTCCTGGCGACGCCGGGATTCGTCGAGGCCGTACCGGGCGCCGCCCGGCTGACCGGCGGCCGCGGCAAACCGGCCGCCCTCTACCGGCCCGGTCCGGCGACCACCCTCCACCCACCTCTGCTGCGACCGGAAGGATCCTCCCGATGA
- a CDS encoding AAA family ATPase: protein MRRHGHGLVLGKFYPPHAGHHHLVRTAQDQCERLTVLVCAASVESVPLADRVAWMREAHPGAEVVGAVDDIPVDLHDPQIWEAHMAVFRGAVHGRVDAVFTSEEYGSELARRFGAEEVLVDRERTLFPVSGTAVRRDPAGTWEFLGPAVRAALTRRVVVLGAESTGTTTLSRALADHYRRRGGVWAKTGWVAEYGRRYSEEKLAAARAADPAASWADVSFTSQEFPVIARHQDADEEQAARLGSPVLFCDTDSFATGIWHERYTGGRNAEVERIADLTRRDLYLLTDHADVPFEDDGLRDGEHLRPWMTERFRAELERTGRRFLVVRGDRAARLEAAVRAVDALLAEGWHFTDPLPENR, encoded by the coding sequence ATGAGGCGCCACGGCCACGGCCTGGTCCTCGGCAAGTTCTACCCGCCGCACGCCGGGCACCACCACCTCGTACGCACCGCCCAGGACCAGTGCGAGCGGCTGACCGTGCTGGTGTGCGCGGCCTCCGTGGAGTCGGTCCCGCTCGCCGACCGGGTCGCCTGGATGCGCGAGGCGCACCCCGGGGCCGAGGTCGTCGGCGCGGTGGACGACATCCCCGTCGACCTGCACGACCCGCAGATCTGGGAGGCGCACATGGCCGTCTTCCGCGGCGCGGTCCACGGGCGGGTGGACGCCGTGTTCACCTCGGAGGAGTACGGGAGCGAGCTCGCCCGGCGGTTCGGCGCCGAGGAGGTCCTCGTGGACCGGGAACGGACGCTGTTCCCGGTGTCCGGTACGGCGGTGCGCAGGGACCCGGCCGGCACCTGGGAGTTCCTCGGTCCGGCCGTCCGGGCCGCCCTGACCCGGCGCGTCGTCGTCCTCGGCGCGGAGTCCACCGGGACCACCACGCTGTCACGGGCCCTGGCCGACCACTACCGGCGGCGCGGCGGCGTATGGGCCAAGACGGGCTGGGTCGCCGAGTACGGGCGCCGGTACAGCGAGGAGAAGCTGGCGGCGGCACGCGCCGCCGACCCGGCCGCCTCCTGGGCGGACGTCTCCTTCACCTCGCAGGAGTTCCCGGTCATCGCGCGCCACCAGGACGCGGACGAGGAGCAGGCGGCCCGGCTCGGCTCCCCGGTGCTGTTCTGCGACACCGACTCCTTCGCCACCGGCATCTGGCACGAGCGGTACACGGGCGGCCGCAACGCCGAGGTCGAGCGGATCGCCGACCTCACCCGGCGGGACCTGTACCTGCTCACCGACCACGCCGACGTGCCCTTCGAGGACGACGGCCTGCGGGACGGGGAGCACCTGCGGCCCTGGATGACCGAGCGGTTCCGGGCGGAACTGGAGCGCACCGGAAGGCGTTTCCTCGTCGTGCGCGGGGACCGGGCGGCCCGGCTGGAGGCGGCCGTCCGCGCCGTGGACGCGCTGCTGGCCGAGGGCTGGCACTTCACCGACCCCCTTCCGGAGAACCGATGA
- the pnuC gene encoding nicotinamide riboside transporter PnuC, with translation MSWTMSWTEVLGFATGALCVWLVARQHVANWPIGIANNVFFIVLFAQAGLYADAGLQIVFIALAAYGWWSWTHGGGPGSAEALPVRRTTRTEWAGLAAAGAVGVLALTLLLGRATDSTVPFWDALTTGLSLVATYGQCRKLVESWWLWIAADLVYIPLYAHKGLYLTSALYVGFLALCVVGLLGWRRTLPARDARTAAEATA, from the coding sequence ATGAGTTGGACCATGAGCTGGACCGAGGTGCTCGGCTTCGCCACCGGCGCCCTGTGCGTCTGGCTGGTCGCCCGGCAGCACGTGGCCAACTGGCCGATCGGGATCGCCAACAACGTCTTCTTCATCGTGCTCTTCGCCCAGGCCGGCCTCTACGCCGACGCCGGGCTCCAGATCGTCTTCATCGCCCTCGCCGCCTACGGCTGGTGGTCCTGGACCCACGGGGGTGGACCAGGATCCGCCGAGGCCCTGCCGGTGCGCCGCACCACGCGCACCGAATGGGCCGGGCTCGCCGCGGCGGGGGCGGTGGGGGTGCTCGCGCTCACCCTGCTGCTGGGCCGGGCCACCGACTCCACCGTCCCCTTCTGGGACGCGCTGACCACCGGGCTCTCGCTCGTCGCCACGTACGGTCAGTGCCGCAAGCTCGTGGAGTCCTGGTGGCTGTGGATCGCCGCCGACCTCGTCTACATCCCGCTCTACGCCCACAAGGGCCTCTACCTGACCTCCGCGCTCTACGTGGGCTTCCTCGCCCTGTGCGTGGTCGGACTCCTCGGCTGGCGGCGCACCCTGCCCGCCCGGGACGCCCGTACGGCGGCGGAGGCGACGGCATGA